The following coding sequences lie in one Leucobacter allii genomic window:
- a CDS encoding TetR family transcriptional regulator produces the protein MRNTLADVVAAALRVLDAQGLENCSMRRVAAELQVQPSALYHHVPDKQSLLALMADEIVAGVLPGPAPGAERGGGGRARDICLALRAAMLGIRDGADVVATAAAFRLGASAVEQALAALVGADGARTLLLYTFGHAQSTQTHRQAAAFGALVGAATADPAPGSELEASFGRGLDIILAGLRAGGSGA, from the coding sequence ATGCGCAACACACTCGCCGACGTGGTCGCCGCGGCGCTGCGGGTGCTCGACGCGCAGGGGCTCGAGAACTGCTCGATGCGCCGGGTGGCCGCGGAGCTCCAGGTGCAGCCGAGCGCGCTCTACCACCACGTGCCCGACAAGCAGAGCCTGCTCGCGCTCATGGCCGACGAGATCGTCGCCGGGGTGCTCCCCGGCCCCGCCCCGGGTGCGGAGCGCGGAGGCGGCGGCCGCGCGCGCGACATCTGCCTCGCGCTCCGCGCGGCGATGCTCGGCATCCGCGACGGGGCGGACGTCGTGGCGACCGCGGCCGCCTTCCGCCTCGGCGCGTCCGCGGTCGAGCAGGCGCTCGCGGCGCTCGTGGGCGCGGACGGCGCCCGGACCCTGCTGCTCTACACCTTCGGCCACGCCCAGTCGACGCAGACCCACCGCCAGGCGGCCGCGTTCGGCGCGCTCGTCGGCGCGGCGACGGCGGACCCGGCGCCGGGGTCGGAGCTGGAGGCCTCCTTCGGGCGCGGGCTCGACATCATCCTCGCCGGGCTCCGCGCGGGCGGCTCGGGCGCCTGA
- a CDS encoding helix-turn-helix domain-containing protein: protein MKSAHGATSNGSELDSLGERLRQRRKNLRLTLSEVAARSGITEGFLSQIERNRNTASIATLQKICTALEMAVGDLFSDQDTLTVHRHRNAQFREFGQRGRKVRITPTKNELLESFIGEFEPYGTTGDEPYAHGDSEELLVVISGRVEVRIGEETNLLGALDSIAYRSSSPHLVREIQGEPAVLLWVMSPPSY, encoded by the coding sequence GTGAAGAGTGCTCATGGTGCGACGTCGAACGGCTCGGAGCTCGACTCCCTGGGAGAGCGGCTCCGGCAGCGTCGGAAGAACCTGCGGTTGACGCTGTCCGAGGTCGCGGCGCGATCGGGCATCACCGAGGGCTTTCTGAGCCAGATCGAGCGCAATCGCAACACGGCGAGCATCGCGACGCTCCAGAAGATCTGCACGGCCCTGGAGATGGCTGTGGGGGACCTGTTCTCCGACCAGGACACGCTGACGGTGCACCGCCACCGCAACGCACAGTTCCGGGAGTTCGGCCAGCGCGGCCGCAAAGTGCGGATCACGCCGACGAAGAACGAGCTCCTCGAGTCGTTCATCGGCGAGTTCGAGCCCTACGGCACGACCGGCGACGAGCCCTATGCGCATGGCGACTCCGAGGAGCTGCTCGTCGTGATCAGCGGTCGCGTGGAGGTGCGAATCGGTGAGGAGACGAACCTGCTCGGCGCCCTCGACAGCATCGCCTACCGCAGTTCGTCGCCCCACCTCGTGCGCGAAATCCAGGGGGAGCCTGCGGTGCTGCTCTGGGTGATGTCCCCTCCGAGCTACTGA
- a CDS encoding DUF1206 domain-containing protein, translating into MDERVRAAAETAERSTPLRVLARGGYAASGVVHGLIGVLALLLIAEHGRSEADQVGALAAIAASPLGAVVVWLLAALLCGLGVFHAAHGLALRRSSPARRRARRASEWGQAAAFLVMGAIAVTVAVGGRPDPDERTRDASRGLLTMPGGVFLLAAIGVGVGVAGVAWIVMGVTRSFRRQMSLPPGRAGRAVAALGVVGFVAKGVALLAVAVLLVAAAVQQDPGAAGALDAAITLVYRLPFGAWLVGGIGLGFVSYGVFCLLRARYAELPR; encoded by the coding sequence ATGGATGAGCGGGTCAGAGCGGCCGCGGAGACCGCCGAGCGCTCGACGCCGCTGCGCGTCCTGGCGCGCGGCGGCTACGCCGCGAGCGGGGTCGTCCACGGCCTCATCGGCGTGCTCGCCCTGCTCCTCATCGCGGAGCACGGCCGGAGCGAGGCCGATCAGGTCGGCGCGCTCGCGGCCATCGCCGCCTCGCCGCTCGGCGCGGTCGTCGTGTGGCTGCTCGCCGCCCTCCTGTGCGGGCTCGGCGTCTTCCACGCGGCGCACGGCCTCGCGCTCCGGCGCTCCTCCCCGGCGCGGCGGCGCGCGCGCCGCGCGTCGGAGTGGGGGCAGGCCGCCGCGTTCCTGGTGATGGGCGCGATCGCGGTCACGGTCGCCGTCGGCGGCCGTCCCGACCCCGACGAGCGCACGAGGGACGCGAGTCGCGGACTGCTCACGATGCCGGGAGGGGTGTTCCTGCTGGCCGCGATCGGCGTCGGCGTCGGCGTCGCGGGCGTCGCCTGGATCGTCATGGGCGTCACGCGGAGCTTCCGCCGTCAGATGTCTCTGCCGCCGGGCCGGGCCGGGCGGGCGGTCGCCGCGCTCGGGGTCGTCGGTTTCGTCGCCAAGGGTGTCGCGCTGCTCGCGGTCGCCGTGCTGCTCGTGGCCGCCGCGGTCCAGCAGGACCCGGGTGCCGCCGGCGCCCTCGACGCCGCGATCACGCTGGTGTATCGGCTTCCCTTCGGCGCCTGGCTCGTCGGCGGGATCGGCCTCGGCTTCGTGTCCTACGGCGTCTTCTGCCTGCTGCGCGCACGCTACGCGGAGCTGCCGCGATGA
- a CDS encoding hydantoinase/oxoprolinase family protein: protein MVLDEDGSLVATDKVFSTPADPAAAVREALGHLDPAIVSGAHLLHGSTVATNALIERNGVRIGLIVTRGFRDIVFLQRQDREEMYDLKLVKPRPLVEREDVYEVDERLDARGGVIRELDEASVRTALERMRADGITSVAVSLLHSYANPAHEQRIAEIASETAPEIRLALSSQSAREFREYERTTTTTIDAFLRPRIAEYIGRLAEDASASGMSSLQVMQSNGGMVPAETAALNPLTMLRSGPAAGVAGAIAVAQAAGIGDIVTMDMGGTSTDVAVIRDGRADLTSESTADGLPLRVPMVDIVAVGAGGGSLVDVDSGGLLTVGPRSAGASPGPVSYGRGGTQITVTDANVVRGLLRPEVFLGGTRTLDRDAAVAAMRPLAERLGRTVEGLAEDIYRLASVHMSTALRMTTTERGYEVSEYTLCAYGGAGALHAAAVAEELGIERVIIPPYNGLASAYGLLTAGFRREFGRTNLVAVDELDDAALGALTEDLRTESLARLAAEGVDLREERIQFSADMRYQGQGFEVLVDFPSGADQSIAELREQFEAVHLRRYGYLDPGKGIQLVTLRMTLTMEPPAVALPRVDIDPTLPRATQTLIEGERPVEAAFVPRRALEIGEALSGPAVVEDDTSTTFVPSGWRAVVDEQTNIILEREGATR from the coding sequence GTGGTCCTGGACGAGGACGGCTCGCTCGTCGCCACGGACAAGGTGTTCTCCACTCCCGCCGACCCGGCAGCAGCCGTCCGCGAGGCGCTCGGGCACCTGGATCCCGCGATCGTCTCCGGGGCGCACCTGCTCCACGGCTCCACGGTCGCGACGAACGCGCTCATCGAGCGCAACGGGGTGCGCATCGGTCTCATCGTGACCCGCGGCTTCCGCGACATCGTGTTCCTCCAGCGCCAGGATCGCGAGGAGATGTACGATCTCAAACTCGTGAAGCCCCGGCCGCTGGTCGAGCGCGAGGACGTCTACGAGGTCGATGAGCGGCTCGACGCCCGAGGCGGCGTGATCCGAGAGCTCGATGAGGCCTCGGTCCGCACGGCGCTCGAGAGGATGCGCGCGGACGGCATCACTTCCGTCGCCGTCTCCCTCCTGCACTCCTATGCGAATCCGGCGCACGAGCAGCGCATCGCCGAGATCGCCTCAGAGACCGCGCCGGAGATCAGGCTCGCCCTCTCCAGCCAGTCCGCCCGCGAGTTCCGCGAGTACGAGCGCACGACGACGACCACGATCGACGCGTTCCTCCGCCCCCGCATCGCCGAATACATCGGGCGGCTCGCGGAGGACGCGAGCGCGTCCGGCATGTCGAGCCTCCAGGTGATGCAGTCGAACGGCGGGATGGTCCCTGCCGAGACCGCGGCGCTCAACCCGCTGACCATGCTGCGCTCGGGCCCCGCGGCGGGCGTCGCCGGTGCCATCGCCGTGGCGCAGGCCGCGGGCATCGGCGACATCGTGACGATGGACATGGGCGGCACGAGCACGGACGTCGCGGTGATCCGCGACGGTCGGGCGGATCTCACCTCCGAGAGCACCGCGGATGGGCTGCCGCTGCGCGTTCCCATGGTGGACATCGTCGCCGTGGGAGCCGGCGGGGGCTCGCTCGTCGACGTCGACTCCGGCGGGCTCCTCACGGTCGGGCCGCGCTCCGCAGGTGCGAGCCCCGGCCCCGTGAGCTACGGCCGCGGCGGTACGCAGATCACGGTGACCGACGCGAACGTCGTCCGCGGGCTCCTCCGCCCCGAGGTCTTCCTCGGCGGCACGCGGACCCTCGATCGCGATGCGGCCGTCGCCGCGATGCGCCCGCTCGCGGAGCGCCTCGGGCGCACCGTGGAAGGGCTCGCCGAGGACATCTACCGCCTCGCCTCCGTGCACATGTCGACGGCGCTGCGCATGACGACGACCGAACGCGGCTACGAGGTCAGCGAGTACACGCTCTGCGCGTACGGCGGGGCCGGTGCCCTCCACGCCGCGGCGGTCGCCGAGGAACTCGGCATCGAGCGCGTGATCATTCCGCCGTACAACGGACTGGCCTCGGCGTACGGTCTGCTGACCGCGGGCTTCCGCCGCGAGTTCGGCCGCACGAACCTCGTCGCCGTGGACGAGCTCGACGATGCGGCGCTGGGCGCCCTCACCGAGGACCTCCGCACCGAGTCGCTCGCGCGGCTCGCCGCGGAGGGTGTCGACCTGCGCGAGGAACGGATCCAGTTCTCCGCCGACATGCGCTACCAGGGACAGGGATTCGAGGTGCTGGTCGACTTCCCCTCGGGAGCGGATCAGTCGATCGCCGAACTGCGCGAGCAGTTCGAGGCCGTGCACCTGCGCAGGTACGGCTACCTGGACCCCGGCAAGGGCATCCAGCTGGTCACCCTCCGGATGACGCTCACGATGGAGCCCCCCGCAGTGGCGCTGCCGCGCGTCGACATCGATCCGACACTGCCGCGCGCGACCCAGACCCTCATCGAGGGGGAGCGGCCGGTCGAGGCCGCCTTCGTGCCGCGCCGGGCGCTCGAGATCGGCGAGGCGCTCTCCGGCCCGGCCGTCGTCGAGGACGACACCTCGACCACCTTCGTGCCGAGCGGCTGGCGCGCAGTCGTCGACGAGCAGACCAACATCATTCTGGAACGCGAAGGAGCGACGCGATGA
- a CDS encoding NAD(P)/FAD-dependent oxidoreductase: MDGPLAADYAVVGGGLSGLWTAYFLKTMHPDADVVVLEAERVSAGASGRACGWLSGKPIGVRDQLAKTHGRAAVIRTEEIVRDSLDTITGIFAAAGKDIGAHKGGTLLVARSASETARVRDAVAAAHRWGVPEDRMRMLGAAETRARVAVSRAESGAFSPDMVRVDPARMTVALAEIVRDLGVPIYERSRVAFPRGSAPTANGHPVVAERFAIATEGYTSTLPGRGRLMLPMNSSLIATRPLTDAEWDAVGWSEAEGVSGAAHTYFYSARTPDGRIALGGRGKPYRYGSGFDRDGVVDRATVSSLTRMLRDLFPQIAAEVDYAWCGVIGVSRDWSPFVHRFGPSGSVIMGGYAGQGLTAAHLAGRIAASLLTETDDEYVQLPWVRALPRNWEPEPLRWIGANGLYRVYSVADVLEHRGTSGRTALIAKAADRIAGRSTRPARS, translated from the coding sequence GTGGACGGACCCCTCGCCGCGGACTACGCGGTCGTCGGCGGCGGCCTGTCGGGGCTCTGGACGGCCTACTTCCTCAAGACCATGCACCCCGATGCCGACGTCGTCGTCCTCGAGGCGGAACGCGTGTCGGCGGGCGCCTCCGGCCGCGCCTGCGGCTGGCTCTCCGGCAAGCCGATCGGCGTCCGCGACCAGCTGGCGAAGACCCACGGGCGGGCCGCGGTGATCCGCACGGAGGAGATCGTCCGCGACTCCCTCGATACCATCACGGGGATCTTCGCCGCAGCCGGCAAGGACATCGGCGCGCACAAGGGCGGTACGCTGCTGGTCGCGCGCTCGGCGAGCGAGACCGCGCGCGTGCGCGACGCCGTCGCCGCCGCGCACCGCTGGGGCGTCCCCGAGGACCGCATGCGGATGCTCGGCGCCGCCGAGACCCGCGCGCGCGTCGCCGTCTCGCGGGCCGAATCGGGGGCCTTCTCCCCGGACATGGTCCGTGTCGATCCGGCCCGGATGACGGTCGCGCTCGCCGAGATCGTCCGCGATCTCGGCGTCCCCATCTACGAGCGCAGCCGGGTGGCCTTCCCCCGAGGCTCGGCGCCGACCGCGAACGGCCACCCCGTCGTCGCCGAGCGGTTCGCGATCGCCACGGAGGGCTACACCTCGACGCTTCCCGGCCGCGGGCGCCTGATGCTCCCGATGAACAGCTCGCTCATCGCCACCCGGCCGTTGACCGACGCCGAGTGGGACGCGGTCGGCTGGTCGGAAGCGGAGGGCGTTTCCGGCGCGGCGCACACCTACTTCTACTCGGCGCGCACACCCGACGGCCGGATCGCGCTCGGCGGCAGGGGCAAACCCTATCGCTACGGCTCCGGATTCGACCGCGACGGCGTCGTCGACCGCGCCACGGTGTCGAGCCTCACCCGGATGCTGCGCGACCTGTTCCCCCAGATCGCCGCGGAGGTGGACTACGCGTGGTGCGGGGTCATCGGCGTCTCGCGCGACTGGAGCCCCTTCGTGCATCGATTCGGCCCCAGCGGCTCCGTCATCATGGGCGGCTACGCAGGGCAGGGGCTCACCGCGGCGCACCTCGCCGGCCGCATCGCCGCGTCGCTGCTCACGGAGACCGATGACGAGTACGTGCAGCTGCCGTGGGTGCGTGCGCTGCCGAGGAACTGGGAGCCGGAGCCGCTGCGTTGGATCGGGGCGAACGGACTCTATCGGGTGTACTCGGTCGCCGACGTCCTGGAGCACCGCGGCACGAGCGGCAGGACGGCGCTGATCGCAAAGGCCGCCGACCGGATCGCGGGCCGCTCCACCCGCCCCGCGCGCTCCTAG
- the nucS gene encoding endonuclease NucS: protein MRIVVADCSVDYAGRLSAHLPRAKRVLMLKSDGSILVHSDGGSYKPLNWMSPPCTIADVELDDEQRSAGIVEAWQVTQKKTADRLVVSLFEVFHDSSHDLGVDPGLIKDGVEAHLQELLAEQIELVGEGHTLVRREYMTAIGPVDILAQDAAGGSVAIEIKRRGGIDGVEQLTRYLELMNRDPKLAPVQGVFAAQEIKPQARTLAEDRGIRCLVLDYDAMRGMEDQNTLF, encoded by the coding sequence GTGCGAATCGTTGTTGCAGACTGCTCGGTCGACTACGCCGGTCGGCTCTCCGCCCACCTGCCGCGGGCGAAGCGCGTGCTCATGCTCAAGAGCGACGGCTCGATCCTGGTGCATTCCGACGGGGGGTCGTACAAGCCGCTCAACTGGATGAGCCCGCCCTGCACGATCGCCGACGTCGAGCTCGACGACGAGCAGCGCTCGGCCGGCATCGTCGAGGCCTGGCAGGTCACGCAGAAGAAGACGGCCGATCGGCTGGTCGTCTCCCTCTTCGAGGTGTTCCACGACTCCTCCCACGACCTCGGGGTGGATCCGGGGCTCATCAAGGACGGCGTGGAGGCGCATCTCCAGGAGCTGCTGGCCGAGCAGATCGAGCTCGTCGGCGAGGGCCACACCCTGGTGCGGCGCGAGTACATGACCGCGATCGGCCCGGTCGACATCCTCGCGCAGGACGCCGCGGGCGGGTCGGTGGCGATCGAGATCAAGCGCCGCGGCGGCATCGACGGGGTCGAGCAGCTGACGCGGTACCTCGAGCTCATGAACCGCGACCCGAAGCTGGCGCCCGTGCAGGGCGTCTTCGCGGCGCAGGAGATCAAGCCGCAGGCCCGCACCCTCGCCGAGGATCGGGGCATCCGCTGCCTCGTGCTCGACTACGACGCGATGCGCGGCATGGAGGATCAGAACACCCTGTTCTGA
- a CDS encoding alpha/beta fold hydrolase translates to MESRDLSYRRGEVEMAYTESPGPAGRAFVLVHGIGMGRVVFAGVGDVLAERGRVLALDLPGFGDSPEPGSAHSIELTAEVVAGFIAETASGPVVLVGHSMGTQIVAEVARRRPELVERLVLIAPTVNRHERRAILQALRMLQDLTGEGPKVLLLGLWEYAKTSPAWFLRKLRYMLDHRLERVCPEIEAPALVLRGETDRVCPRDWVAEVARLLPRGEMAEIPGRGHEAIIKSAEPVASMILDFAERPRRA, encoded by the coding sequence ATGGAATCTCGGGATCTCAGCTACCGGCGCGGTGAGGTCGAGATGGCCTACACCGAGTCGCCGGGGCCCGCGGGCCGTGCGTTCGTGCTGGTGCACGGGATCGGCATGGGCCGGGTCGTCTTCGCCGGAGTGGGAGACGTGCTCGCCGAGCGGGGGAGGGTGCTCGCGCTGGATCTCCCCGGCTTCGGGGACTCCCCGGAACCAGGATCGGCGCACTCGATCGAGCTGACCGCCGAGGTCGTCGCCGGGTTCATCGCCGAGACCGCATCGGGGCCTGTGGTGCTCGTGGGGCACTCGATGGGCACGCAGATCGTCGCCGAGGTCGCGCGACGCCGACCGGAGCTCGTGGAGCGCCTGGTGCTCATCGCGCCGACGGTGAACCGTCACGAGCGCCGTGCGATACTCCAGGCGCTCCGGATGCTGCAGGATCTCACCGGCGAGGGGCCGAAGGTGCTGCTGCTCGGCCTCTGGGAGTACGCGAAGACGAGCCCGGCGTGGTTCCTGCGGAAGCTCCGCTACATGCTGGATCATCGCCTCGAGCGCGTCTGCCCGGAGATCGAGGCGCCGGCGCTCGTGCTGCGGGGGGAGACCGACCGCGTCTGCCCCCGCGACTGGGTCGCCGAGGTCGCCAGGCTCCTGCCGCGCGGCGAGATGGCGGAGATCCCGGGACGCGGCCACGAGGCGATCATCAAGAGCGCGGAGCCGGTCGCCTCGATGATCCTCGACTTCGCGGAGCGGCCGCGGCGAGCCTAG
- a CDS encoding DUF7336 domain-containing protein — protein sequence MTAQPAETSVWIVCHDESPDNTVLGVFRTAEEAEAYAEEVQHLFANGVISSAFPIGYRHIDESSRFAADTPPE from the coding sequence ATGACCGCGCAGCCCGCCGAAACGAGCGTGTGGATCGTGTGCCACGATGAGTCCCCGGACAACACCGTGCTCGGCGTCTTCCGCACGGCAGAGGAGGCCGAGGCCTACGCGGAGGAGGTGCAGCACCTCTTCGCGAACGGCGTGATCTCCAGCGCCTTCCCGATCGGCTACCGCCACATCGATGAGAGCTCCCGGTTCGCCGCCGACACGCCGCCGGAGTAG
- a CDS encoding MFS transporter yields the protein MSTTSTKPKKPVSLARIGMSSFVGTAMEWYDFFIYSTAAALVFNEVFFPEAEKVVGTMFAFMTFAAGYLARPLGAILLGHFGDRIGRKSVLILTLTTMGTATFLMGLMPTSAQIGVWAPILLVTLRILQGLAVGGEWGGAVLIATENAPEGKKTFYGSFAQMGSPAGLLFATAFFTILSDVTAPEVLVDWAWRIPFLFAGILVPIGLVIRLSVDDAPEFTEAARRQEKSSVPLLELLTHHWRGLVIGTGAFLGVFAIYYLLTTFVLTYATQTLGMTSAAVLPANIISAVAEAAGIVLGAWLAKKISARLVAVWSAVALTVWSFPAFALMGTAVPMNLYIAVAVAMIFVGTSYGVLAGEVAELFSPTARYTGIGLNYHLSGALGGGLAPLAATAILAASGTTTGVVWLCVGVGVIMTICCLLLPKSNTAKIEPAADPITAG from the coding sequence ATGAGCACTACGTCCACGAAACCGAAGAAGCCGGTCTCACTCGCCAGGATCGGCATGTCGTCGTTCGTCGGCACCGCGATGGAATGGTACGACTTCTTCATCTACAGCACGGCGGCGGCGCTGGTGTTCAACGAGGTGTTCTTCCCCGAGGCGGAGAAGGTCGTCGGCACGATGTTCGCCTTCATGACCTTCGCTGCGGGATACCTCGCGCGGCCGCTCGGCGCGATCCTGCTCGGCCACTTCGGCGATCGCATCGGGCGCAAGAGCGTGCTCATCCTCACGCTCACGACGATGGGCACCGCGACCTTCCTCATGGGCCTCATGCCGACGTCGGCGCAGATCGGCGTCTGGGCTCCCATCCTGCTCGTCACGCTGCGCATCCTCCAGGGTCTCGCCGTGGGAGGCGAGTGGGGCGGCGCCGTGCTCATCGCCACGGAGAACGCGCCCGAGGGCAAGAAGACCTTCTACGGGTCCTTCGCTCAGATGGGTTCGCCCGCCGGCCTGCTCTTCGCCACGGCGTTCTTCACCATCCTCAGCGACGTCACCGCACCGGAGGTGCTCGTCGACTGGGCGTGGCGGATCCCGTTCCTCTTCGCCGGGATCCTCGTCCCGATCGGCCTCGTCATCCGCCTGAGCGTCGACGACGCCCCGGAGTTCACGGAGGCCGCCCGCCGTCAGGAGAAGTCCTCCGTGCCGCTGCTCGAGCTGCTCACCCACCACTGGCGGGGCCTCGTCATCGGCACCGGAGCGTTCCTCGGCGTCTTCGCGATCTACTACCTGCTGACGACCTTCGTGCTGACCTACGCGACGCAGACCCTCGGAATGACGAGCGCCGCGGTACTCCCGGCGAACATCATCTCGGCCGTGGCCGAAGCCGCCGGCATCGTCCTCGGCGCCTGGCTCGCGAAGAAGATCAGCGCGCGACTCGTCGCGGTGTGGTCTGCGGTCGCGCTCACGGTCTGGAGCTTCCCCGCATTCGCGCTCATGGGAACGGCGGTGCCCATGAACCTGTACATCGCGGTCGCGGTCGCCATGATCTTCGTGGGCACCTCGTACGGCGTGCTCGCGGGCGAGGTCGCCGAGCTCTTCAGCCCGACGGCCCGGTATACCGGCATCGGGTTGAACTACCACCTCTCCGGCGCTCTCGGTGGAGGACTCGCGCCGCTGGCGGCCACGGCCATCCTGGCCGCGAGCGGCACGACGACGGGCGTGGTCTGGCTGTGCGTGGGGGTCGGCGTCATCATGACGATCTGCTGCCTCCTGCTGCCCAAGAGCAACACGGCGAAGATCGAGCCCGCTGCCGACCCGATCACCGCCGGCTGA
- a CDS encoding DoxX family protein, giving the protein MSARAARGRKIVKSLLGAALVLAGTAHLTFAREEFQAQVPEFVPLEPDTTVVASGIAEIALGTALVVAQGRRARRVGTAAALFFAAVFPGNISQYVRRRDAFGLDTDNRRLARLFFQPALIATALWSTRS; this is encoded by the coding sequence ATGAGTGCGCGCGCGGCCCGAGGGCGGAAGATCGTGAAATCCCTGCTCGGCGCGGCGCTGGTCCTCGCCGGGACCGCGCACCTCACCTTCGCGAGGGAGGAGTTCCAGGCGCAGGTGCCGGAGTTCGTTCCGCTCGAGCCCGACACCACCGTCGTCGCCTCGGGGATCGCGGAGATCGCGCTCGGCACCGCGCTCGTCGTCGCCCAGGGAAGGCGCGCGAGGCGCGTCGGCACCGCCGCCGCCCTGTTCTTCGCGGCGGTGTTCCCCGGCAACATCTCGCAGTACGTGCGCCGTCGCGACGCCTTCGGCCTGGACACCGACAACCGGCGCCTCGCCAGGCTCTTCTTTCAGCCCGCGCTCATCGCGACGGCGCTCTGGTCGACCCGGAGCTGA
- a CDS encoding hydantoinase B/oxoprolinase family protein: MSTDPQQLAIIKAGLDAICREMAVNLRRSATSSIVREARDFSVALTDAKGEVVAQAECIPIMTAGISLAFADIAELVDVSTLTPDDAFIMNDPFSGGQHLQDIYLFVPIVVDGTVVGFGATTAHHVDLGGMHAGISTQATEIYQEGLRMPLSRFSISRDWENPRGFVRQVVGANVRVPDAVIGDLNAQFAANQTATRRLGELMQRHGVAACTAVMEELKDYSERRFRDAISQVPDGRYLAEEYFDGSAYGVGDVPICVQVEVAGDEMRVTFDGTGAQVLGNVNCPVASTVSAVQSAIRCCIPVEGIDFNEGCNRPIDIEVPYGSVLNPAAPAAVRSRLTPASRVFNAVVRALGEAIPEQAVATGFDTTTAIAVSSLVEGRYQVALEILGGGWGACAEHDGADGLDNPISNCANAPVEALETDFEHFWIDEYAIVDHSGGAGASAGGRGIRRSYVAKQDGVKVAGYSDRHREGPDGRDGGASGAPGAHAIVRADGSSERLSTNYEAVLNRGDRIVVVTGGGGGFGAPPADR; encoded by the coding sequence ATGAGCACCGACCCCCAGCAGCTGGCCATTATCAAGGCCGGACTCGACGCGATCTGCCGCGAGATGGCCGTGAATCTTCGCCGTTCGGCGACCTCCTCGATCGTGCGGGAGGCGCGCGACTTCTCCGTCGCGCTCACCGACGCCAAGGGCGAGGTCGTCGCGCAGGCCGAATGCATCCCGATCATGACCGCCGGCATCTCGCTGGCGTTCGCGGACATCGCCGAGCTCGTGGACGTGAGCACGCTCACCCCCGACGACGCCTTCATCATGAACGACCCGTTCAGCGGCGGTCAGCATCTGCAGGACATCTACCTCTTCGTCCCCATCGTCGTCGACGGCACCGTCGTGGGCTTCGGCGCCACGACCGCGCATCATGTCGACCTCGGCGGCATGCACGCGGGCATCTCGACCCAGGCGACGGAGATCTATCAGGAGGGCCTGCGCATGCCGCTCTCCCGCTTCTCGATCTCGCGCGACTGGGAGAACCCCCGCGGCTTCGTCCGACAGGTGGTGGGTGCGAACGTACGCGTTCCCGATGCCGTGATCGGCGATCTCAACGCCCAGTTCGCCGCCAATCAGACCGCGACGCGTCGGCTCGGCGAACTCATGCAGCGGCACGGAGTCGCCGCGTGCACCGCCGTCATGGAGGAGCTCAAGGACTATTCGGAGCGACGCTTCCGGGACGCGATCTCCCAGGTGCCCGACGGCCGCTACCTGGCCGAGGAGTACTTCGACGGATCGGCCTACGGCGTCGGAGACGTGCCGATCTGCGTGCAGGTCGAGGTCGCCGGCGACGAGATGCGCGTGACCTTCGACGGCACGGGCGCGCAGGTGCTCGGCAACGTGAACTGCCCGGTCGCCTCGACGGTGTCCGCGGTGCAGTCGGCGATCCGCTGCTGCATCCCGGTCGAGGGCATCGACTTCAACGAGGGCTGCAACCGTCCGATCGACATCGAGGTGCCCTACGGCTCGGTGCTCAACCCGGCCGCACCGGCGGCGGTACGCTCCCGGCTCACGCCCGCCTCGCGCGTCTTCAACGCCGTCGTGCGCGCGCTCGGCGAGGCGATCCCGGAGCAGGCGGTCGCCACCGGCTTCGACACCACGACGGCGATCGCGGTGAGCAGTCTCGTCGAGGGTCGCTACCAGGTCGCGCTCGAGATCCTCGGCGGCGGATGGGGCGCGTGCGCCGAGCACGACGGCGCCGACGGCCTCGACAACCCGATCTCCAACTGCGCCAACGCCCCGGTCGAGGCGCTCGAGACCGACTTCGAGCACTTCTGGATCGACGAGTACGCGATCGTCGACCACTCCGGCGGGGCCGGCGCGAGCGCCGGCGGACGCGGCATCCGGCGCAGTTACGTCGCGAAGCAGGACGGCGTGAAGGTCGCGGGGTACTCCGATCGGCACCGGGAGGGGCCGGACGGCCGCGACGGCGGGGCCAGCGGGGCGCCCGGGGCGCACGCGATCGTTCGCGCCGATGGGAGCTCGGAGCGACTGTCGACCAACTACGAGGCCGTCCTGAATCGGGGCGACCGCATCGTCGTCGTCACCGGGGGCGGGGGCGGCTTCGGCGCCCCGCCCGCCGATCGCTAG